DNA sequence from the Arthrobacter sp. V1I9 genome:
CGCGGTACCTCACCATCGCCCTGGGCCTGCTGAACGCCACCACGCTGGTATCCCTGGCGCGATCCGGGCAGCTCCTGCCCGGCTGCAACCTGCCGATCATCCCGGACAGCAGCGTCATCACCACCATCCTGATCATCATCACCCTGACGGCCGGCACCGGCCTGATCATGTGGATGGGCGAGCTCGTCACCGAGAAGGGTGTGGGCAACGGTATGTCCTTGCTCATCTTCACCTCCATCGCGGCCACGTTCCCCACCTCCCTTGGCGCCATCTGGAGCTCGCAGGGTCCCGGAACGTTCTTTATGGTCCTCGCCGTTGGCCTGCTGACCGTGGCCCTCGTCGTCTTCGTTGAGCAGTCGCAGCGCCGCGTGCCGGTGCAGTACGCCAAGCGGATGATTGGCCGCCGCACCGTGGGTGGTACCAGCACGTACATCCCCATCAAGGTCAACATGGCCGGCGTTATCCCGGTGATCTTCGCTTCCTCCATGCTCTACCTGCCGGGCCTGATCTCGCAGTTCAACCAGCCGCGGCAGGGGGAACAGATCCAGCCGTGGGTTGAATGGATCAACAACAACCTGGTCCGCGGCGACCAGCCGATCTACATGGTGCTTTACTTCGCCATGATCGTGTTCTTCACATACTTCTACGTTGCGATCACCTTCAACCCTGAAGAGGTCTCGGACAACATGAAGAAGTACGGCGGCTTCATCCCAGGTATTCGTGCGGGCAAACCGACCGCCGACTACCTGCAGTACGTGCTTTCCCGGATCACGCTGCCCGGCGCCCTCTACCTGGGCTTCGTGGCGCTGATTCCGCTGGTGGCACTGGTACTGATCAACGCAAACCAGAACTTCCCGTTCGGTGGCACCTCGATCCTGATCATGGTGGGCGTTGGCCTGGAAACCGTCAAGCAAATTGATGCGCAGCTACAACAACGTCACTACGAAGGGCTTTTGCGATGACGAGAATGCTGATTATTGGACCTCCCGGTTCCGGAAAAGGAACGCAGGCGGAGCGGATCTCGGAGCGCCTCGGCGTTGTGGCGATCTCCACCGGCGATATCTTCCGTGCAAACGTAAAGGGCGAGACGCCCCTTGGCATTGAAGCCAAGAAGTACATGGACGCCGGGGACTTTGTTCCGGACAGCGTCACGAACAAGATGGTGCGCGACCGGCTCGGCGAGTCCGACGTCGAAAGCGGCTTCCTGCTGGACGGCTACCCCCGCACCACAGCCCAAGTGGACTACCTCGACGACATCCTCGCCCAGGGCGAAGAGAAGCTCGACGTCGTCCTTCAGCTGACTGCCGATGATGAGGAACTGGTTTCCCGCCTGCTGGGCCGGGCCAAGGAGACGGGCCGGAGCGACGACAACGAAGCCGTCATCCGACACCGCTTGGACCTCTACCATGAGCAAACCGAAGCTGTGGTGGCCAAGTACGCCGAACGCGGCATCCTCACCCAGGTGGACGGCATCGGCCCCATCGACCAGGTCACAGACCGCGTGATGCAGGCCATCAAGGCCGCCCAGGCAGCCTGATTTAGGCAAAGCTTTTCCGAGGCTCCTCCCGGTAAACGGGAGGAGCCTCAGCCATTTGAAAGGAAACACCATGGCCTTTGGCCAGCCCCGCATCGAATACAAGACCAACACCCAGATGCGCACCATGCATGAAGCAGGCCTGGTTCTTAGCCGCGCCCTGGACGCCGCCGTTGCAGCAGCCGTCCCCGGAGTCACCACCAAGCATCTGGACGACGTCTTCGCTGCCGTCCTCAACGAAGCCGGCGCAAAGTCCAACTTCCTCGGCTACCACGGCTTCCCGGCCACCATCTGCACCTCGGTGAACGAGGAAGTGGTGCACGGCATCCCCGGCAGCCGGGTGCTCCGCGACGGTGACATCATCTCGATCGACGGCGGCGCGATCGTCAACGGCTGGCACTCCGATTCTGCCAGGACCGTCATCGTGGGCACCGCTGACCCCGAGGACCAGCGCCTCTCGGACGTTACCCGGGCGGCTATGTGGCGGGGTATTGCGGCACTGGCCGCCGGCAAGCACGTGGGCGACATCGGCGCGGCCATCGACGACTACGTATCCTCCGTGCCGGGCAAGCCGCTGGGCATCCTCGAGGACTACGTGGGCCACGGCATCGGCTCGGAAATGCACATGCCGCCGGACGTGCTGAACTACCGCACCAGCCACCGCGGCCCCAAGATCAGGCCGGGCCTGTGCCTGGCGATCGAGCCCATGCTGGTCCGGGGCAGCATCGACACCGCCGTGCTGGAAGACGACTGGACCGTAGTCACCACGGACGGCCAGCGCTCCTGCCAGTGGGAGCACTCCGTTGCGGTCCACGACAAGGGCATCTGGGTGCTTTCAGCGCCCGACGGCGGCGCGGAGCACCTCGTGCCCCTCGGCGTCACCCCCGTCCCCATCCCGTAGCGACGCGCGATTTCCCCTGCGGCGCGCAAAATCCCTGGCGACACCCGAAAATGGGTGTCGCCAGGGATTTTCTGCGTCGATAGAGATTTTCCGCGTCGCCAAGAAGGGGAAGGGCAGAATGGAGCCTATGGGAGCCATTACTGACGTGCCGGGGATCCGGGTGGGGCACACGCAGAAGTCCGACGACGGCTGGCTCACCGGAGTGACGGTGGTCCTGCCGCCGCCGGGCACCGTTGGTTCAGTGGACGTCCAGGGCGGCGGCCCGGCCACCCACGAAACCGATGCGCTCGACCCCACCACCCTGGTCAGCGCGGTGGACGCCGTGGTGCTCACCGGCGGTAGCGCCTACGGCCTGGCAGCTGCCTCCGGTGCCCAGCGCTGGTGCGAGGAAAATGAACGGGGCTTCGCCGTTCCAGGGGGAGTAGTACCTATCGTCCCGGCAGCTGCAATCTTCGACCTCGGCCGCGGCGGTGACTTCTCGGCGCGTCCGACGGCGGACATGGGCTACGCGGCGATTGCCTCCGCGGCTGCGCAACAGGAGGGGCACGACGTCGAACGCGGCAACGTTGGAGCCGGCACCGGAGCGCTAATCGCCAGGGTCTATAAAGGGGGAGTAGGTACTGCTTCCGTCACCCTGGACAACGGGGTCGTAGTCGGGGCACTGGCCGTGGTGAACGCGCTGGGACTGCCGTTCGACACAACGACCCACAGGGCTTCGGCTGTTAGGGCGGAAGCCAGCAACGGGGCGCCGCTCAACACCACGCTTGTCGTCGTCGGCACCAATGCGATCCTGGACGTGGCCGAGTGCAGGCGGACAGCCTCTGCTGCCCACGCTGGAATTGCCCGGGCTCTAGCTCCCAGCCACACTCTGGCCGATGGGGACACCGTCTTTTGCCTCGCGACGGGTTCAGTTCACCTGGACCGCACGGACGAAGCTGCCCGGCAGATGAGCCTCATTACGCTGCAGAGTGCGGCAGCCGACGTCGTACGTCTGGCCATCATGGATGGAGTGGCCAGTGCTCAAGCCGTGAGCACTCCAGCCGGGGAATATGGTGCGTACGGCGCCTAGTACGTTACTATGGCCGATTTAACTTTTACGGCGATACAGAGTAGTGTTGCTTGTTGGTTGTCTGGACTGC
Encoded proteins:
- the secY gene encoding preprotein translocase subunit SecY translates to MLSAFGRAFRTPDLRRKLLFTLGIITIFRLGAFIPSPGVDYQNVQQCLQNGQTAGGLYQLVNLFSGGALLQVSIFALGIMPYITASIIVQLLRVVIPRFQQLYEEGASGQSKLTQYTRYLTIALGLLNATTLVSLARSGQLLPGCNLPIIPDSSVITTILIIITLTAGTGLIMWMGELVTEKGVGNGMSLLIFTSIAATFPTSLGAIWSSQGPGTFFMVLAVGLLTVALVVFVEQSQRRVPVQYAKRMIGRRTVGGTSTYIPIKVNMAGVIPVIFASSMLYLPGLISQFNQPRQGEQIQPWVEWINNNLVRGDQPIYMVLYFAMIVFFTYFYVAITFNPEEVSDNMKKYGGFIPGIRAGKPTADYLQYVLSRITLPGALYLGFVALIPLVALVLINANQNFPFGGTSILIMVGVGLETVKQIDAQLQQRHYEGLLR
- a CDS encoding adenylate kinase; this encodes MLIIGPPGSGKGTQAERISERLGVVAISTGDIFRANVKGETPLGIEAKKYMDAGDFVPDSVTNKMVRDRLGESDVESGFLLDGYPRTTAQVDYLDDILAQGEEKLDVVLQLTADDEELVSRLLGRAKETGRSDDNEAVIRHRLDLYHEQTEAVVAKYAERGILTQVDGIGPIDQVTDRVMQAIKAAQAA
- the map gene encoding type I methionyl aminopeptidase encodes the protein MAFGQPRIEYKTNTQMRTMHEAGLVLSRALDAAVAAAVPGVTTKHLDDVFAAVLNEAGAKSNFLGYHGFPATICTSVNEEVVHGIPGSRVLRDGDIISIDGGAIVNGWHSDSARTVIVGTADPEDQRLSDVTRAAMWRGIAALAAGKHVGDIGAAIDDYVSSVPGKPLGILEDYVGHGIGSEMHMPPDVLNYRTSHRGPKIRPGLCLAIEPMLVRGSIDTAVLEDDWTVVTTDGQRSCQWEHSVAVHDKGIWVLSAPDGGAEHLVPLGVTPVPIP
- a CDS encoding P1 family peptidase, giving the protein MGAITDVPGIRVGHTQKSDDGWLTGVTVVLPPPGTVGSVDVQGGGPATHETDALDPTTLVSAVDAVVLTGGSAYGLAAASGAQRWCEENERGFAVPGGVVPIVPAAAIFDLGRGGDFSARPTADMGYAAIASAAAQQEGHDVERGNVGAGTGALIARVYKGGVGTASVTLDNGVVVGALAVVNALGLPFDTTTHRASAVRAEASNGAPLNTTLVVVGTNAILDVAECRRTASAAHAGIARALAPSHTLADGDTVFCLATGSVHLDRTDEAARQMSLITLQSAAADVVRLAIMDGVASAQAVSTPAGEYGAYGA